In Gemmatimonadales bacterium, one DNA window encodes the following:
- a CDS encoding FAD-binding oxidoreductase produces the protein MRRTPPVRGPFRTDRRARAAYAEGAGIYRIVPRAVCLPADIDDLVSLVRWAADKRVPLVPRGAGSGMPGGNVGDGIVVDVTGMAGPALRVDAAARRAVMRAGESLGALEAAAAPLGLRLPPDPSSWRWATAGGVVSTNAAGARSVRYGSMRAWVESVELVTADGDIASLRRRGETRSGPAALARFEHDAAPAIRAAAPLISSRFPRVRKNSSGYALDAWLRSGDALDLVVGAEGTLGIIAAVEWRLDPVPPHRAGLRVILAEYAALPEVVARLLALEPSAIELLDRTFLELVAAPGTDAFTGNRGAEAVLLVEFENEDAARLRETVGRAVAAARPLAFGVDAALSPAGAERLWQLRHAASPILASLPPDRRSLQVIEDACVPVPKLGEYVAAVRRAAEARGLQVVVFGHAGDGNVHVNVLPELARSGWEQAIAGLLDEVSDAVVRMGGVPSGEHGTGRLRASLLERIYGEEIVALFRRVKASFDPLGILNPGVILPSGEPPIGRLKAGSSAAALPADIAGALREIEQHAGYATPRLPLADRRRRR, from the coding sequence ATGCGGCGCACTCCTCCTGTCCGAGGCCCCTTCCGAACCGACCGCCGGGCGCGGGCCGCGTACGCGGAGGGCGCCGGCATCTATCGCATCGTGCCGCGCGCCGTCTGCCTTCCCGCCGACATCGATGATCTCGTCTCGCTCGTGCGCTGGGCGGCCGACAAGCGGGTGCCGCTCGTGCCGCGCGGCGCGGGCAGCGGCATGCCGGGTGGCAACGTGGGCGACGGCATCGTGGTCGACGTTACTGGGATGGCGGGGCCGGCGCTCCGCGTGGACGCCGCCGCACGGCGCGCCGTGATGCGCGCCGGCGAATCGCTCGGTGCGCTCGAGGCCGCCGCCGCGCCGCTCGGCCTGCGCCTGCCACCGGACCCGTCGAGCTGGCGCTGGGCCACCGCGGGCGGTGTCGTGTCGACCAACGCCGCCGGCGCGCGGTCGGTGCGCTACGGCAGCATGCGTGCGTGGGTGGAGAGCGTCGAGCTCGTCACCGCCGACGGTGACATTGCGTCGCTCCGGCGCCGCGGCGAAACTCGGTCCGGGCCCGCGGCGCTCGCGCGCTTCGAGCACGACGCGGCGCCCGCCATCCGCGCCGCGGCACCGCTCATCTCGAGCCGCTTTCCCCGCGTTCGGAAGAACTCCTCCGGCTACGCGCTCGACGCCTGGCTTCGAAGCGGCGACGCGCTCGACCTCGTGGTGGGCGCCGAGGGTACCCTCGGCATCATCGCCGCGGTCGAATGGCGGCTCGATCCGGTGCCGCCCCATCGCGCAGGGCTCCGCGTGATCCTGGCGGAATACGCGGCGCTCCCCGAGGTGGTGGCCCGACTCCTCGCACTCGAGCCTTCGGCCATCGAGCTGCTCGACCGGACGTTTCTCGAGCTGGTGGCCGCCCCCGGCACCGACGCGTTCACCGGGAATCGCGGCGCCGAGGCCGTGCTGCTGGTCGAATTCGAGAATGAGGACGCGGCACGCCTCCGCGAGACCGTCGGGAGGGCGGTGGCGGCGGCGCGCCCGCTCGCCTTCGGTGTGGACGCGGCGCTCTCGCCCGCGGGCGCCGAGCGCCTCTGGCAACTCCGCCACGCGGCGAGCCCCATCCTCGCGAGTCTCCCGCCCGATCGCCGCTCGCTCCAGGTGATCGAGGATGCCTGCGTGCCGGTGCCCAAGCTTGGCGAGTACGTCGCTGCGGTGCGGCGCGCGGCGGAGGCGCGCGGGCTCCAGGTCGTCGTCTTCGGCCACGCGGGCGACGGCAACGTCCACGTCAACGTGCTGCCCGAGCTGGCACGGAGCGGTTGGGAGCAGGCGATCGCCGGTCTGCTCGACGAGGTGAGCGACGCAGTCGTGCGCATGGGCGGCGTACCCTCGGGCGAGCACGGCACCGGTCGCCTTCGCGCGAGCCTCCTCGAGCGGATCTACGGCGAGGAGATCGTCGCGCTCTTCCGCCGGGTAAAGGCGAGCTTCGATCCCCTGGGAATCCTGAATCCCGGCGTTATCCTTCCGTCCGGCGAGCCGCCGATCGGCCGGCTCAAGGCGGGGAGCTCGGCGGCGGCGCTGCCGGCGGACATCGCCGGCGCGCTGCGCGAGATCGAGCAGCATGCGGGCTACGCAACACCCCGGCTTCCACTCGCGGATCGCCGCCGTCGCCGGTAA
- a CDS encoding ribonuclease H codes for LIEWRAGSVVERRDFFISDPDTTNNRMALAGALSALDLLGAMDVRPRALFVSDSEYLVKGIREWAPGWAARGWRRKGGAIENLALWQELAAAAARHDVQWTWVRGHTGHPKNEYANDLAVDAARRGAASGGAVASGFAAWLARERERGRYVGYDADGAFAEIEARLASGERWRLAERR; via the coding sequence GGCTGATCGAATGGCGCGCCGGATCCGTGGTTGAGAGGCGCGACTTCTTCATTTCGGATCCCGACACCACCAACAACCGGATGGCGCTGGCTGGGGCGCTCTCGGCGCTCGACCTGCTCGGAGCGATGGACGTGCGGCCGCGGGCGCTCTTCGTGTCCGACTCGGAGTATCTGGTGAAGGGCATCCGCGAGTGGGCGCCCGGTTGGGCGGCGCGCGGCTGGCGGCGGAAGGGCGGCGCGATCGAGAATCTGGCGCTCTGGCAAGAGCTGGCTGCAGCGGCCGCGCGGCATGACGTGCAGTGGACCTGGGTGCGCGGCCACACGGGTCATCCCAAGAACGAGTATGCCAACGATCTCGCGGTGGATGCGGCGCGGCGGGGTGCGGCGAGCGGCGGGGCGGTGGCGTCGGGGTTCGCGGCGTGGCTCGCGCGGGAGCGGGAGCGCGGGCGGTACGTGGGGTACGATGCGGACGGGGCGTTTGCGGAGATAGAAGCGAGACTGGCGTCGGGCGAGCGGTGGCGGCTGGCGGAGCGGCGCTGA
- a CDS encoding 3-hydroxyacyl-CoA dehydrogenase family protein — MAADAVGVKRVGVLGSGLMGSGIGQASAAAGYPTVVRDVVPAALERGRAAIASSLTKLSEKGKLPPAGRDAALARLTFTTDLAALADCDLVIEAVTEDLELKRALLAELDPRCPPATIFASNTSSLTIGALAAGTSRPDRFLGLHFFNPVPIMPLVEVVRAITTSAETFERGMAFVRSLGKEPVAARDTSGFLVNLLLVPYLLDAVRALERRVGSVADLDLAMRLGAGHPMGPFTLLDFVGIDTTVRIAEIMFDEYRETRYAAPPLLRRMALAGLHGRKTGRGFYDYTSDPPVPVPFD, encoded by the coding sequence ATGGCGGCTGACGCGGTCGGCGTGAAGCGGGTCGGCGTGCTCGGCTCCGGGCTCATGGGGAGCGGCATCGGTCAGGCGAGCGCGGCGGCGGGATATCCGACCGTCGTGCGCGACGTAGTGCCGGCCGCGCTCGAGCGCGGCCGCGCGGCCATCGCATCCTCGCTCACGAAGCTCTCGGAGAAGGGAAAGCTCCCGCCCGCCGGCCGGGACGCCGCGCTTGCCCGCCTTACGTTCACCACCGATCTCGCGGCACTCGCCGACTGCGACCTCGTCATCGAAGCCGTCACCGAAGACCTCGAGCTCAAGCGGGCGCTCCTCGCCGAGCTCGACCCGCGCTGCCCGCCCGCGACGATCTTCGCCTCCAACACGTCGAGCCTCACGATCGGCGCGCTCGCGGCCGGCACCTCGCGCCCTGACCGCTTCCTCGGGCTGCACTTCTTCAATCCGGTGCCGATCATGCCGCTCGTGGAGGTGGTCCGCGCCATCACCACGAGCGCGGAAACGTTCGAGCGCGGCATGGCGTTCGTGCGGAGCCTGGGCAAGGAGCCCGTCGCGGCGCGGGACACATCCGGTTTCCTGGTGAATCTGCTGCTCGTGCCCTATCTGCTCGACGCGGTGCGCGCGCTCGAGCGCCGCGTCGGCAGCGTCGCCGATCTCGATCTCGCCATGCGGCTCGGCGCCGGACACCCGATGGGACCGTTCACGCTCCTCGACTTCGTCGGCATCGATACCACGGTGCGCATCGCCGAAATCATGTTCGACGAATACAGAGAGACCCGCTACGCCGCGCCCCCGCTGCTCCGCCGCATGGCCCTGGCGGGCCTTCACGGCCGGAAGACGGGCCGCGGCTTCTACGATTACACCTCCGACCCGCCGGTGCCCGTCCCCTTCGACTGA
- a CDS encoding DNA methyltransferase, which yields MVSARAAAMTSKYRPGQVRDAIVAALAQRPTGASVQEIESAIHRRLGPVPASSIRSYLRLNTPEVFHRAGRAQYVLKEHAIALKEHAIAPYTLDLDSYQDAHTSFEHGRATLIRGDCLAWLEQREAHSVHAVVTDPPYGLVEYSSKEQAKLRAGKGGIWRIPPSFDGTKRSPLPRFTVLTPDDLALLAEFFYAWARLLSPALVPGANVVVASNPLVSYVVAAALTRAGLERRGEIVRLVMTMRGGDRPKAAHEQFSGVSVMPRSMWEPWLLFRKPVQGRVQDNLRAWKTGGFRRPSKDRPFGDVIRSAPTRKAERALAPHPSLKPQAFLRPLVRGVLPLAEGVVLDPFAGSGSTLAAAEAVGYESIGIEKDPVYYEAARRGIPKLVAL from the coding sequence GTGGTCTCCGCCCGAGCCGCCGCGATGACATCCAAGTACCGCCCGGGACAAGTTCGCGACGCGATCGTCGCCGCCCTCGCGCAGCGACCGACTGGCGCGTCGGTGCAAGAGATCGAATCTGCCATTCACCGGCGACTCGGACCGGTTCCCGCTTCATCCATTCGGTCGTATCTAAGGCTCAATACCCCCGAAGTGTTCCATCGAGCCGGTCGGGCCCAATACGTCCTGAAGGAGCATGCGATCGCGCTGAAGGAGCATGCGATCGCGCCGTACACACTCGATCTCGATTCATACCAGGACGCCCACACCTCGTTTGAGCACGGCCGAGCGACGCTCATCCGCGGCGACTGCCTCGCGTGGCTCGAGCAGCGAGAGGCGCACAGCGTTCACGCAGTCGTGACCGATCCGCCGTATGGACTCGTCGAGTATTCGTCGAAGGAGCAGGCGAAGCTGCGGGCCGGCAAAGGCGGGATCTGGCGTATCCCGCCGTCGTTCGATGGCACTAAGCGCTCCCCCCTGCCCCGATTCACCGTGCTTACGCCCGACGATTTGGCACTGCTAGCCGAGTTCTTCTATGCGTGGGCGCGGCTGCTGTCTCCGGCGCTGGTACCCGGAGCCAACGTGGTCGTTGCGAGCAATCCGCTGGTCTCGTATGTGGTCGCCGCGGCGCTCACGCGTGCCGGCCTGGAGCGCCGCGGTGAGATCGTGCGGCTGGTGATGACGATGCGTGGCGGCGACCGGCCCAAGGCGGCGCACGAGCAGTTCAGCGGCGTAAGCGTCATGCCGCGTTCGATGTGGGAGCCCTGGCTGCTCTTCCGGAAGCCCGTGCAGGGTCGGGTGCAAGACAATCTGCGGGCATGGAAGACAGGTGGATTCCGCCGCCCTTCCAAGGACCGGCCTTTCGGCGATGTGATCCGATCCGCTCCAACGCGCAAGGCGGAACGGGCCTTGGCCCCGCACCCAAGCCTCAAGCCGCAGGCATTCTTGCGTCCATTGGTGCGCGGCGTGCTGCCCCTTGCGGAAGGCGTAGTGCTTGACCCATTCGCGGGGTCCGGGTCGACGCTGGCCGCAGCGGAGGCCGTGGGTTACGAAAGTATTGGGATCGAGAAAGACCCGGTGTACTACGAGGCGGCTCGCCGGGGGATACCGAAGCTGGTGGCGCTTTGA
- a CDS encoding ATP-grasp domain-containing protein, which yields MRAAVIYDAGSEDWSPQDVAAVLSNVHEVRASLRRRDVEVGLVPVRLGGFHWLSRARRADVIVNLCEGINGHARFEDYVVNTLELTGLPFTGCRAWPVSVCHRKHVANTLLANAGVPVPAFVLAQGANRIPADFPLPAIVKPAAEDASVGIDASAVCTSRKALRKRVAQMTEQFDEVLVQAYVAGREFNAGFIGKQALPLAEIRFDAMPAGSWPIVTYAAKWSSGSLDDLGTMPVCPAEVPAELGRRIVQTAWRAWELLCDAQGYGRVDLRLSADGEPYVLEVNPCPDLSSGAGLARMAHAAGWTYDDLVHAIVDEALERSRSARFAAALASGVPAA from the coding sequence GTGAGAGCCGCGGTCATCTACGACGCGGGCAGCGAGGACTGGTCGCCGCAGGACGTGGCCGCGGTGCTGAGCAACGTGCACGAAGTCCGCGCCTCGCTCCGGCGGCGGGACGTCGAGGTGGGCCTTGTGCCGGTGCGGCTCGGCGGGTTCCACTGGCTCTCGCGCGCCCGCCGGGCCGATGTGATCGTGAACCTCTGCGAGGGCATCAACGGGCACGCGCGGTTCGAGGACTACGTCGTCAACACCCTCGAGCTTACCGGGCTGCCGTTCACCGGCTGCCGCGCGTGGCCGGTGAGCGTGTGCCACCGGAAGCACGTGGCCAACACGCTGCTCGCCAACGCCGGCGTGCCGGTGCCCGCGTTCGTGCTGGCGCAGGGCGCCAATCGCATCCCGGCCGACTTCCCCCTGCCCGCCATCGTGAAGCCCGCGGCCGAAGATGCGAGCGTCGGCATCGACGCGAGCGCCGTCTGCACCAGCCGCAAGGCGCTGCGCAAGCGGGTGGCGCAGATGACGGAGCAGTTCGACGAGGTATTGGTCCAGGCGTACGTGGCGGGCCGCGAATTCAACGCCGGATTCATCGGCAAGCAGGCGCTGCCGCTCGCCGAGATCCGGTTCGACGCCATGCCGGCGGGGAGCTGGCCGATCGTCACCTATGCCGCCAAGTGGTCCAGCGGCAGCCTCGACGATCTCGGCACCATGCCCGTCTGCCCGGCTGAGGTGCCCGCCGAGCTCGGCCGCCGGATCGTGCAGACGGCGTGGCGCGCGTGGGAGCTCCTCTGCGATGCGCAGGGTTACGGACGGGTGGACCTCCGGCTCAGCGCCGACGGCGAGCCGTATGTGCTCGAGGTGAATCCCTGCCCCGACCTTTCGAGCGGCGCCGGGCTCGCCCGCATGGCCCACGCCGCCGGCTGGACCTACGACGACCTGGTGCACGCGATCGTGGACGAAGCGCTCGAGCGTTCCCGGAGCGCGCGCTTTGCCGCGGCGCTTGCGAGTGGGGTGCCCGCCGCCTGA
- a CDS encoding DUF2231 domain-containing protein, giving the protein MLGYDWPRVHGMLTALPVALLSLAVALELAAIVLKRERLHGTSLLILVLGAIGAGVTVLAGLEAEDHIDHGPAIHEIMEEHKELALITLGIFAVLLIWRLIRERRMGMAERYAALFLGFVGFGFLAATGHHGGELVFEHAAGVPNAMLRAELGNRAEGHHHHGEDAEGADHIHAAEGDSAHERGAPGTPAADSAALEPPGHEHPPGTPPHEH; this is encoded by the coding sequence ATGCTCGGCTACGACTGGCCCCGCGTGCACGGCATGCTCACCGCGCTCCCGGTCGCCCTGCTCTCGCTCGCGGTGGCACTGGAGCTCGCGGCGATCGTCTTGAAGCGCGAGCGGTTGCACGGCACCAGTCTGCTCATCCTCGTGCTCGGTGCCATCGGTGCCGGGGTGACCGTGCTCGCCGGGCTCGAAGCGGAGGACCACATAGACCACGGGCCGGCCATCCACGAAATCATGGAAGAGCACAAGGAGCTCGCGCTCATCACGCTCGGCATCTTTGCGGTGCTGCTGATCTGGCGCCTGATCCGCGAGCGGCGCATGGGAATGGCGGAGCGGTATGCCGCGCTCTTTCTCGGCTTCGTCGGCTTCGGCTTTCTCGCGGCGACAGGTCACCACGGCGGCGAGCTCGTCTTCGAGCACGCGGCCGGCGTGCCCAACGCGATGCTCAGGGCCGAGCTCGGCAACCGGGCCGAGGGGCACCATCACCACGGCGAGGACGCCGAGGGCGCCGACCACATTCACGCAGCCGAGGGCGACTCGGCACACGAGCGCGGGGCGCCGGGCACCCCGGCAGCCGACTCCGCCGCCTTGGAGCCGCCCGGACACGAGCATCCGCCGGGCACCCCGCCGCACGAGCACTGA
- the thyX gene encoding FAD-dependent thymidylate synthase, whose protein sequence is MEIFREPRVTLVARPEFIEPAHLAVEWRGAASGGERLAEFAGRLCYMSQHNPAGRTTAEYLENILKQGHGSVFEHAVYVLLIEGISRSCSHELVRHRAGFGYSQLSQRYVDESQAAFVMPPAVQGDAALEAAWTEQVTSAQAAYVTAVADLMARYASESDRVHRRKMAREAARSVLPNATETKIVASANVRAWRTMLELRLAEGAELEIRRMAVACLNVLAAEAPALFRDFEIYRAADGADAGRVAYHKV, encoded by the coding sequence ATGGAAATCTTCCGCGAGCCCCGCGTCACCCTCGTCGCGCGCCCCGAGTTCATCGAGCCCGCGCACCTCGCGGTCGAATGGAGGGGCGCGGCTTCGGGCGGCGAGCGTCTCGCCGAGTTCGCCGGACGGCTCTGCTACATGAGCCAGCACAACCCGGCCGGCCGCACCACGGCCGAGTACCTGGAGAACATCCTGAAGCAGGGGCACGGCTCGGTCTTCGAGCACGCCGTGTACGTCCTTCTGATCGAAGGGATTTCGCGCTCGTGCAGCCACGAGCTGGTCCGGCACCGCGCTGGCTTCGGCTACTCTCAGCTCTCACAACGGTACGTCGACGAGTCTCAGGCCGCGTTCGTGATGCCGCCGGCGGTTCAAGGTGACGCCGCGCTCGAGGCGGCGTGGACGGAGCAGGTGACTTCGGCGCAGGCGGCCTACGTGACTGCCGTGGCCGACCTCATGGCGCGCTACGCGTCGGAGAGCGACCGCGTGCACCGCAGGAAGATGGCGCGCGAGGCCGCGCGGAGCGTGCTGCCCAACGCGACCGAGACGAAGATCGTCGCGAGCGCCAACGTCCGCGCCTGGCGCACCATGCTCGAACTGCGACTCGCGGAAGGCGCGGAGCTCGAGATCCGCCGCATGGCGGTGGCCTGTCTCAACGTGCTCGCGGCGGAAGCGCCCGCGCTCTTCCGTGATTTCGAGATCTACCGCGCCGCGGACGGCGCAGACGCCGGCCGAGTCGCCTATCACAAGGTGTGA
- a CDS encoding slipin family protein has protein sequence MDLLGIGIAVAVGYVFLSLRVIRQYERSVVFFLGRVWGTKGPGMVFLPAGFVQQKRISLRVMALDIPPQDVITRDNVSVKVTAVLYMKVAEPAKAVIEIEDYLYATSQLAQTTLRSVLGEVELDELLSDREKINAVLKRIIDTRTEAWGIEASAVEVKDVDLPDQMKRAMARQAEAERERRAKVIAAQGELQASQTLAEAARTLGAEPNAIQLRYLQTVTEIATENNSTTLFPIPIEMFRPFINAAASAAGTGHPSAAQTPMPAPLPQISAPGASAPGASDLPPEIQKVLGHAATEPGGMPSDQINDIIQQLRVDAAKRSGQGQDG, from the coding sequence GTGGATCTTCTCGGCATCGGTATCGCAGTCGCGGTGGGCTATGTGTTTCTGAGCCTTCGCGTCATCCGGCAGTACGAGCGCAGCGTCGTCTTCTTCCTCGGCCGCGTCTGGGGCACGAAGGGGCCGGGGATGGTATTTCTCCCCGCCGGCTTTGTGCAGCAGAAGCGGATTTCGCTTCGGGTCATGGCGCTGGACATCCCGCCGCAGGACGTGATCACCCGCGACAACGTCTCCGTCAAGGTGACCGCCGTCCTTTACATGAAGGTCGCCGAGCCAGCCAAGGCGGTGATCGAGATCGAGGACTATCTCTACGCCACGAGCCAGTTGGCGCAGACGACGCTTCGCTCGGTCCTGGGCGAGGTGGAGCTGGACGAGCTCTTGAGCGACCGCGAGAAGATCAACGCCGTACTCAAGCGGATCATCGACACCCGCACTGAGGCATGGGGCATCGAGGCGTCCGCGGTCGAGGTGAAGGACGTAGACCTCCCCGACCAGATGAAGCGCGCGATGGCGCGACAGGCGGAAGCGGAGCGCGAGCGCCGGGCCAAGGTGATCGCCGCGCAGGGCGAGCTGCAAGCGTCCCAGACCCTCGCCGAGGCCGCGCGCACGCTGGGCGCCGAGCCAAACGCGATCCAGTTGCGCTATCTCCAGACGGTCACCGAGATCGCGACCGAGAACAATTCCACCACACTCTTCCCCATTCCGATCGAAATGTTTCGGCCGTTCATCAACGCCGCTGCCTCGGCCGCGGGCACCGGGCACCCATCGGCCGCGCAAACTCCGATGCCGGCGCCGCTGCCGCAGATCTCCGCACCCGGCGCAAGCGCGCCCGGCGCAAGCGACCTTCCGCCCGAAATCCAGAAGGTCCTCGGCCATGCGGCAACCGAGCCTGGCGGCATGCCGTCGGACCAGATCAACGACATCATCCAGCAGCTCAGGGTCGATGCGGCCAAGCGGTCGGGCCAGGGGCAGGATGGGTGA
- a CDS encoding DUF116 domain-containing protein: MADAQRAQLIHIDVDRRLGHEWDEWDGAPLPNRGNYDSAPVLFFAWSAAALAVAGLLSAFALYLLGPRLALVHRLIPRVLWAAWAAAGALLILWWALLAIAFARGKAILPERLAERGLFLRLMRLTSRVANRFGRRDWVENAAVKVYNALALTRSRKVGTGELLLLIPRCLSKETLDGVLGIAGKYGVPVFVATRGQLARRVIRERRPRAVVAVACERDMVSGLHDVAGKVPVLGLTMTLPWGPCKDAGLDLGRLEEWVRAYVV; this comes from the coding sequence ATGGCCGACGCACAGCGGGCGCAGCTCATCCACATCGATGTCGACCGGCGGCTCGGGCACGAGTGGGACGAGTGGGACGGCGCCCCGCTGCCCAACCGCGGAAATTACGATTCCGCGCCGGTGCTCTTCTTCGCCTGGTCGGCGGCGGCGCTCGCTGTGGCCGGCCTTCTCTCCGCCTTCGCCCTCTATCTGCTCGGGCCCCGGCTCGCCCTCGTCCATCGCCTCATCCCGCGTGTGCTCTGGGCTGCATGGGCGGCGGCCGGCGCGCTGCTCATCCTCTGGTGGGCGTTGCTTGCGATCGCCTTCGCGAGGGGCAAGGCCATCCTGCCGGAGCGGCTCGCCGAGCGGGGGCTCTTCCTCCGTCTCATGCGCCTCACGTCGCGCGTGGCCAATCGCTTCGGCCGGCGCGACTGGGTGGAGAACGCGGCGGTCAAGGTTTACAACGCGCTGGCGCTCACCCGATCCCGCAAGGTCGGCACCGGCGAGCTGCTCCTCCTCATCCCCCGCTGCCTCTCCAAGGAAACGCTCGACGGCGTGCTCGGCATCGCCGGCAAGTACGGCGTTCCGGTGTTCGTGGCGACCCGCGGCCAGCTCGCGCGCCGAGTGATCCGCGAGCGCCGCCCGCGCGCGGTGGTGGCGGTGGCATGCGAGCGCGACATGGTGAGCGGCCTGCACGACGTCGCCGGCAAGGTTCCGGTGCTCGGGCTCACGATGACGCTGCCCTGGGGACCCTGCAAGGATGCGGGGCTCGACCTCGGCCGGCTGGAGGAGTGGGTCAGGGCCTACGTGGTCTGA
- a CDS encoding acetyl-CoA C-acyltransferase has product MTSTGDGARQVVFLSGVRTGFGAFGGALRDLTATDLGAAAARAAIARSGLGAEDVDHVVLGNVQQTSADASYLARHVGIRAGVPIERPAITLNRLCGSGFEAVIEGARQILLGESSVVLAGGTESMSQAPHVLRGARWGLKLGAAGALEDSLWAGLTDAGCGLPMGETAERLADCYGITRADADAYALRSQQAAHAAWEGGMFAGEVTAVPVPHPKSRRAEDWAADEHMRPNTTAEALARLAPVFRKDGVVTAGNASGIADGAAALVLADRAAAEERGLAALGRLVAWAVVGVDPTIMGIGPAPAAREALARAGLTLNAMDLIEVNEAFAAQYLAVERELGLPRERTNVDGGAIALGHPLGASGARITAHLLHALRRRGGRYGLGSACIGGGQGVAIVVEAL; this is encoded by the coding sequence ATGACCAGCACCGGCGACGGTGCGCGACAGGTCGTCTTCCTCTCCGGCGTACGCACCGGATTCGGCGCGTTCGGCGGCGCGCTCCGCGACCTTACCGCCACCGACCTGGGCGCCGCCGCGGCGCGTGCGGCGATCGCCCGCTCCGGGCTCGGGGCCGAAGATGTAGACCACGTCGTGCTCGGCAACGTGCAACAGACTTCGGCGGACGCCTCCTACCTCGCGCGGCATGTGGGAATCCGGGCCGGGGTGCCGATCGAGCGCCCCGCCATCACCCTCAACCGCCTCTGCGGCTCCGGGTTCGAAGCCGTGATCGAGGGCGCGCGGCAGATTCTGCTCGGCGAGTCATCGGTGGTGCTCGCGGGCGGCACCGAGTCGATGAGCCAGGCGCCGCACGTGCTGCGCGGCGCGCGCTGGGGACTCAAGCTCGGCGCCGCCGGCGCGCTCGAGGACTCGCTCTGGGCGGGGCTCACCGACGCCGGTTGCGGTCTTCCAATGGGCGAAACCGCCGAGCGGCTGGCCGACTGCTACGGTATCACGCGCGCCGATGCCGACGCATACGCGCTCCGGAGCCAGCAGGCCGCGCACGCCGCGTGGGAAGGCGGCATGTTCGCCGGCGAGGTGACGGCCGTGCCCGTGCCCCACCCGAAGAGCCGCCGCGCCGAGGACTGGGCCGCCGACGAACACATGCGCCCCAATACGACCGCGGAGGCGCTCGCGCGGCTGGCGCCGGTCTTCCGCAAGGACGGCGTGGTGACGGCGGGCAACGCCTCCGGCATCGCGGACGGCGCGGCCGCGCTCGTGCTGGCCGACCGGGCCGCCGCCGAGGAGCGCGGCCTGGCAGCGCTCGGCCGGCTCGTCGCGTGGGCGGTGGTAGGCGTCGATCCCACAATCATGGGCATCGGACCCGCGCCCGCCGCGCGAGAGGCGCTCGCGCGCGCGGGCCTCACGCTCAATGCGATGGACCTGATCGAAGTGAACGAGGCGTTCGCCGCCCAGTACCTGGCCGTCGAGCGCGAGCTCGGTCTGCCTCGCGAGCGCACCAACGTCGACGGCGGCGCGATCGCCCTCGGCCATCCCCTCGGCGCGAGCGGCGCCCGTATCACCGCGCACCTGCTGCACGCGCTTCGGCGCCGCGGCGGGCGCTACGGCCTGGGCAGCGCCTGCATCGGCGGCGGCCAGGGCGTCGCGATCGTGGTCGAAGCCCTGTAG
- a CDS encoding zinc ribbon domain-containing protein: MTDLERFFRHLVATLAAADPARLEAPLSIAELQQSILPYRTHRRALGVASSEDYEVLVLRLSAGEGGFARTEPAEIQARFKLELTGSNPDLALLERHGDALVSLSVAAIRGALSADPHAAYAPPAPVQERTHAPAHAHAPPVHIPSPVDPGLEDEREPELDIAEPLPLDAVLTPAAAAPAPETPDSDAPMCLYCGATLPGGRQVNFCPQCGQNQAGLHCPSCQGEIELGWRHCIVCGAAVGEGGTSK; this comes from the coding sequence GTGACCGACCTCGAGCGCTTCTTCCGGCACCTCGTGGCCACGCTGGCCGCGGCCGATCCAGCGCGGCTCGAGGCCCCGCTCTCGATCGCTGAGCTGCAGCAGAGTATCCTGCCATACCGGACTCATCGCCGCGCGCTCGGCGTCGCAAGCAGCGAAGACTACGAGGTGCTCGTGCTCCGGCTTTCCGCCGGTGAAGGGGGGTTTGCGCGCACCGAACCCGCGGAGATCCAGGCGCGCTTCAAGCTCGAGTTGACCGGCTCCAATCCCGACCTCGCGCTGCTCGAGCGGCATGGCGACGCGCTCGTATCGCTCTCCGTTGCGGCGATTCGCGGCGCGCTCTCGGCGGACCCGCACGCGGCGTACGCGCCGCCCGCACCGGTGCAGGAGCGCACGCATGCACCGGCGCACGCGCACGCTCCCCCGGTACACATCCCATCGCCCGTCGATCCCGGCCTCGAGGACGAGCGGGAGCCGGAGCTCGACATCGCCGAGCCGCTGCCGCTTGACGCCGTGCTGACCCCGGCCGCCGCGGCTCCGGCTCCGGAAACCCCGGACTCAGACGCCCCGATGTGTCTCTACTGCGGCGCCACCCTCCCGGGCGGACGTCAGGTAAATTTCTGTCCCCAGTGCGGGCAGAATCAGGCCGGCCTGCACTGCCCGTCGTGCCAGGGCGAGATCGAGCTCGGCTGGCGGCATTGCATCGTCTGCGGCGCGGCCGTGGGTGAAGGAGGGACGTCGAAATGA